Proteins from one Romboutsia sp. CE17 genomic window:
- a CDS encoding metal-dependent hydrolase: protein MTKETHAKGGYISALIALPFIYQNYLLKYNIYYRIILLFIYVYFSYFGSLIPDIDMRGSYISKRFPIIYKKLGENLRHRGFTHSIVFIGILSFLGKLLMEYSDNNIVFYCLSSGLIIGSISHICLDLITKEGVELLYPITINFSILSIRTSSKLEKTICKSLNFIIIFLLGYRFYLLM from the coding sequence ATGACTAAAGAAACACATGCTAAAGGAGGCTATATATCTGCTCTAATTGCCCTCCCATTTATATATCAAAATTACTTACTTAAGTATAATATTTACTATAGAATTATTTTATTATTTATATATGTTTACTTCTCTTATTTTGGTTCTTTAATCCCTGATATAGATATGAGAGGTTCTTATATTAGTAAAAGATTTCCTATAATTTATAAAAAATTAGGCGAAAATCTTAGGCATAGAGGCTTTACCCATAGTATTGTTTTTATTGGTATACTTTCTTTTTTAGGAAAATTACTAATGGAGTATAGTGATAACAATATTGTATTTTATTGTCTGAGTAGTGGTCTTATTATCGGTAGTATTTCTCATATATGCTTAGATTTAATAACAAAAGAAGGTGTTGAGCTTTTATATCCTATTACTATAAATTTTTCAATATTGTCAATAAGAACTAGTTCTAAACTTGAAAAAACGATTTGTAAATCATTAAATTTTATAATTATATTTTTATTAGGATATAGGTTTTACTTATTAATGTAA
- a CDS encoding TVP38/TMEM64 family protein yields the protein MEYIQGLFNLAQDYWILTMFVGLFSTFIESFLPVLPLVAIVTINAAVFGMGIGLIISWIGSGLGTIAVFLVVSKLSDSKLLNKYKNDKTRKIIEKVRSKGFKLLFIAYSCPFIPTCLVTIASAICKSKFKHFVTAMLSGKFIMFIVISYIGSDIKGFITSPIKIILFILMVLIAWKIGNKVNTSLEHNEDEDLKVNKVNKVKRVNNDI from the coding sequence ATGGAGTATATTCAAGGATTATTTAATTTAGCACAAGATTATTGGATACTTACAATGTTTGTAGGATTATTTAGCACATTTATTGAAAGTTTTTTACCAGTACTACCTTTAGTTGCAATAGTAACAATAAATGCAGCAGTATTTGGCATGGGTATTGGACTTATAATATCCTGGATAGGCTCAGGACTTGGTACAATAGCAGTATTTTTAGTAGTAAGTAAGTTAAGTGATAGTAAACTTTTAAATAAATATAAAAATGATAAAACTAGAAAAATAATTGAAAAAGTTAGAAGCAAAGGTTTTAAATTATTGTTTATAGCATATTCTTGTCCATTTATACCAACTTGTTTAGTTACTATAGCTTCTGCAATTTGCAAATCAAAATTCAAGCATTTTGTAACAGCAATGTTAAGTGGTAAATTTATAATGTTTATAGTAATAAGTTATATAGGTAGCGATATTAAAGGTTTTATAACTAGTCCAATAAAAATTATATTATTTATACTGATGGTACTAATAGCATGGAAAATAGGGAACAAAGTTAATACAAGCCTAGAACATAATGAGGATGAAGATTTAAAAGTTAATAAAGTTAATAAAGTTAAAAGAGTTAATAATGATATTTAA